A window of Pusillimonas sp. T7-7 contains these coding sequences:
- a CDS encoding low molecular weight protein-tyrosine-phosphatase — translation MNRILLVCIGNICRSPVAEALLKQQFPDKTVSSAGLAALVGHPADNTAQEIANQDGLDLSAHRARQITQAMCNDADLILVMESDHQRELAARYPLARGKIRCLGELPDGQRFDVADPYRQPRDAFEQAHAAIARGVTNWVQRIRQIG, via the coding sequence ATGAACCGTATCCTGCTCGTATGCATAGGCAATATTTGCCGAAGCCCCGTCGCCGAGGCGCTGCTCAAGCAGCAGTTTCCCGACAAGACCGTGTCGTCGGCGGGGCTGGCCGCGCTGGTCGGCCACCCGGCCGACAACACAGCGCAAGAGATCGCCAATCAAGATGGCCTGGACCTGTCCGCACACCGCGCCCGGCAAATCACGCAAGCCATGTGCAACGACGCCGACCTGATTCTTGTCATGGAAAGCGACCACCAGCGCGAACTGGCAGCGCGCTATCCCCTGGCGCGCGGCAAGATCCGCTGCCTGGGCGAACTGCCGGACGGCCAGCGTTTCGACGTTGCCGACCCGTATCGCCAACCACGCGATGCTTTCGAACAAGCCCATGCCGCCATAGCGCGCGGCGTCACCAACTGGGTACAGCGTATCCGCCAAATCGGGTGA